From the Paenibacillus sp. MMS20-IR301 genome, the window TTACCAGGGAGCACTCATCAAGAACCTCCTGGATGAAGAAGTGCTGTATGAGCGTTATGTACCGCAGGATGCCGTGCGCAAGCTGTTCGAGTACTGCGTAGAGCATAATCTTCACCTGCAGACTTACATCGACGACAAGCTGTATGCCCGTGAGGAGAACCAGAAGCTGATCGATTACACTACCTTAAACAAGACACAATATTACGTTGAGCCTGACTGGGAGAAGCTTGTCCCGCAAAAAACACCAAAACTCCTCATCATCGACGATCCTGATTTCCTTGACGAGCTGTCCCCGATTCTGCGCAGCCTGCTTGGCGATTCGGTCCATATTACGAAATCCAAGCCGCATTTCCTCGAAATCATGCATCATGAAGGCACTAAAGGGCTCGCTCTCGAATTTCTGGCTAAGCATTTCGGCTGCGAGCTGTCCGAGACGATGGCGATGGGCGATTCCTGGAATGATCATGAGATGCTGGAAACCGCAGGTCTTGGTGTAGCCATGGCAAACGCCATTCCTGCCCTGAAGAAGATCGCAGATTTCGTTACCCTCAGCAACAATGAGGACGGCGTGAAGTTTGCCATCGACAAGTTCATTCT encodes:
- a CDS encoding Cof-type HAD-IIB family hydrolase, whose product is MYKLIAIDIDDTLINDDKEVTPATQTALEQAVAAGVVVTLATGRAYASAQAIARQTGLNVPIITYQGALIKNLLDEEVLYERYVPQDAVRKLFEYCVEHNLHLQTYIDDKLYAREENQKLIDYTTLNKTQYYVEPDWEKLVPQKTPKLLIIDDPDFLDELSPILRSLLGDSVHITKSKPHFLEIMHHEGTKGLALEFLAKHFGCELSETMAMGDSWNDHEMLETAGLGVAMANAIPALKKIADFVTLSNNEDGVKFAIDKFILGAGQEA